One Microcebus murinus isolate Inina chromosome 10, M.murinus_Inina_mat1.0, whole genome shotgun sequence DNA segment encodes these proteins:
- the LOC105870147 gene encoding large ribosomal subunit protein eL21-like, producing the protein MTNTKGKRRGTRYMFSRPFRNHGVVPLATYMRIYKKGDIVDIKGMGTVQKGMPHKCYHGKTGRVYITQHAVGIVVNKQVKGKILAKRINVHIEHIKHSKSRDSFLKHVKENDQKKKEAKEKGTWVQLKRQPAPPREAHFVRTNGKKTELLEPIPYEFTA; encoded by the coding sequence ATGacaaacacaaagggaaagaggagaggcacccgatacatgttctctaggccttttagaaaccatggagttgttcctttggccacatacatgcgaatctacaagaaaggtgatattgtagacatcaagggaatgggtactgttcaaaaaggcatgccccacaaatgttaccatggcaaaactggaagagtCTACATTACCCAACATGCTGTTGGAATTGttgtaaataaacaagttaagGGCAAGATTCTTGCCAAGAGGATTAATGTACATATCGAGCACATTAAGCACTCTAAGAGCCGAGATAGCTTCCTGAAGCatgtgaaggaaaatgatcagaaaaagaaggaagccaaagagaaaggtacctgggttcaactgaagcgacagcctgctccacccagagaaGCACACTTTGTGAGAACCAATGGAAAGAAGACTGAGCTGCTGGAACCTATTCCTTATGAATTCACGGCATAA
- the DAZAP2 gene encoding DAZ-associated protein 2 isoform X2, protein MNSKGQYPTQPTYPVQPPGNPVYPQTLHLPQAPPYTDASPAYSELYRPSFVHPGAATVPTMSAAFPGASLYLPVAQSVAVGPLGSTIPMAYYPVGPIYPPASTSWMPSQCCSACSHAGSQRSCNSEEGELLHGWLRWWLHHLVRSQGHLRAGKDITYLQHFSQCNCFSHINLKLQFRHMLLGCLSGAQTFRHFSNLIRNHVMVAVPP, encoded by the exons ATGAACAGCAAAG GTCAATATCCAACGCAGCCAACCTACCCTGTGCAGCCTCCTGGGAATCCAGTATACCCTCAGACCTTGCATCTTCCTCAGGCTCCACCCTATACTGATGCTTCACCTGCCTACTCAGAG CTCTATCGTCCGAGCTTTGTGCACCCAGGGGCTGCCACAGTTCCCACCATGTCAGCTGCATTTCCTGGCGCCTCTCTGTATCTTCCTGTGGCTCAGTCTGTGGCTGTTGGGCCTTTAGGTTCCACAATTCCTATGGCTTATTATCCAGTTGGTCCCATCTATCCACCTG cctccacctcctggatGCCCTCCCAATGCTGCTCAGCTTGCAGTCATGCAGGGAGCCAACGTTCTTGTAACTCAGAGGAAGGGGAACTTCTTCATGGGTGGCTCAGATGGTGGCTACACCATCTGGTGAGAAGCCAAGGCCACCTCCGTGCCGGGAAAGACATCACATACCTTCAGCACTTCTCACAATGTAACTGCTTTAGTCATATTAACCTGAAGTTGCAGTTTAGACACATGTTGTTGGGGTGTCTTTCTGGTGCCCAAACTTTCAGGcacttttcaaatttaataagGAACCATGTAATGGTAGCAGTACCTCCCTAA
- the DAZAP2 gene encoding DAZ-associated protein 2 isoform X1, which translates to MNSKGQYPTQPTYPVQPPGNPVYPQTLHLPQAPPYTDASPAYSELYRPSFVHPGAATVPTMSAAFPGASLYLPVAQSVAVGPLGSTIPMAYYPVGPIYPPGSTVLVEGGYDAGARFGAGATAGNIPPPPPGCPPNAAQLAVMQGANVLVTQRKGNFFMGGSDGGYTIW; encoded by the exons ATGAACAGCAAAG GTCAATATCCAACGCAGCCAACCTACCCTGTGCAGCCTCCTGGGAATCCAGTATACCCTCAGACCTTGCATCTTCCTCAGGCTCCACCCTATACTGATGCTTCACCTGCCTACTCAGAG CTCTATCGTCCGAGCTTTGTGCACCCAGGGGCTGCCACAGTTCCCACCATGTCAGCTGCATTTCCTGGCGCCTCTCTGTATCTTCCTGTGGCTCAGTCTGTGGCTGTTGGGCCTTTAGGTTCCACAATTCCTATGGCTTATTATCCAGTTGGTCCCATCTATCCACCTGGTTCAACAGTGCTGGTGGAGGGAGGTTATGATGCAGGTGCCAGATTTGGAGCTGGGGCTACTGCTGGCAACATTCCT cctccacctcctggatGCCCTCCCAATGCTGCTCAGCTTGCAGTCATGCAGGGAGCCAACGTTCTTGTAACTCAGAGGAAGGGGAACTTCTTCATGGGTGGCTCAGATGGTGGCTACACCATCTGGTGA